From a single Planococcus shenhongbingii genomic region:
- a CDS encoding LLM class flavin-dependent oxidoreductase, giving the protein MTAKKQNSIEIGVYTLADIGPDPFTGKTISAKQRMDEIIQAAKLADEAGLDIFGVGEHHRLDYAVSSPAVVLSAMAYATKQIKLTSATSVLSTLDPVRLYEDFATVDLISGGRAEIIAGRGAFVESFPLFGYSTNDYNELFSEHLDLLLKLNENEIVSWNGKFRSALTEAEIAPRSIQKQLPIWIGVGGTPESAERAGKLGVGMALAILGGDPMRFKPLVDIYRQAGMEAGHTADALKVGVTGHTYMAETTEQAMDEFYPYYANYWNYVNRQRGMGTRMSRGDFEQLASPETALFVGSPEQVVEKILRQHELFGHTRFLAQVDIGGVPFHKVERNIELLATEVIPRLNKAIGNDEKQDTDLISIS; this is encoded by the coding sequence TTGACTGCAAAAAAACAAAATAGCATTGAAATAGGGGTATATACACTGGCAGATATAGGTCCAGACCCTTTTACAGGAAAGACGATCAGTGCCAAGCAACGAATGGACGAAATTATTCAAGCGGCAAAATTAGCTGATGAAGCCGGCCTTGACATCTTCGGAGTGGGAGAACATCATCGATTGGATTATGCTGTTTCCTCTCCGGCAGTAGTATTGTCTGCCATGGCATATGCCACAAAACAAATTAAGTTAACAAGTGCTACAAGTGTATTAAGCACGCTTGATCCAGTTCGGTTATACGAAGATTTTGCTACAGTAGACTTGATTTCAGGTGGCCGTGCCGAAATTATAGCTGGCCGGGGAGCTTTCGTAGAATCTTTTCCACTGTTCGGTTACAGCACGAATGATTATAACGAACTTTTCAGCGAGCATCTGGATTTGCTTTTAAAACTGAATGAAAATGAAATTGTTTCTTGGAACGGAAAGTTCCGTTCTGCATTAACGGAAGCCGAAATCGCCCCCCGGTCAATACAAAAACAACTGCCAATTTGGATTGGCGTTGGCGGGACTCCTGAAAGTGCTGAACGTGCAGGGAAATTGGGTGTCGGAATGGCTTTAGCCATATTAGGTGGAGATCCCATGCGGTTTAAGCCGCTTGTTGACATCTATCGCCAAGCAGGAATGGAAGCGGGACATACAGCGGATGCATTAAAAGTCGGTGTGACAGGGCATACTTATATGGCAGAAACGACCGAACAGGCAATGGATGAGTTTTACCCTTATTACGCTAACTATTGGAATTATGTCAATCGCCAACGCGGGATGGGGACAAGAATGTCCAGAGGTGATTTTGAACAATTAGCTAGTCCGGAAACAGCGTTGTTTGTAGGAAGTCCTGAACAAGTTGTAGAAAAAATTCTCCGCCAGCATGAACTATTTGGGCATACACGTTTTTTGGCGCAAGTTGATATTGGAGGAGTTCCATTCCATAAAGTAGAGAGAAATATCGAATTGCTGGCAACCGAAGTTATACCAAGACTGAATAAAGCAATCGGCAATGACGAAAAACAAGATACTGACTTGATTTCTATCTCGTGA
- a CDS encoding ion channel, with the protein MIILKKLYFKATNLSWLILTTCTVILIALSTLLLPWIEPETFPSHFDALWFTMTTMLTVGYGDFFPATILGRVFTILFLYIIGIGLFATFIGKAIDSITFYRRQKESGGLMYEGKNHIVIIDWSHKAENAIKEILARDSKVEIVVIDTIEKAKEIHDRIHFVRGRATDGDVLNKANVQHADALLIFSDEKIDDQVLADGKSLMIACAVERISPGVHTTVEIEREEHIPNFSHVKVDNFILSNATIAKLAVDSILK; encoded by the coding sequence ATGATTATCCTGAAGAAATTGTATTTTAAAGCGACTAATCTTTCATGGTTGATTTTAACAACTTGTACAGTTATCTTGATAGCTCTCAGCACATTGTTGCTGCCATGGATTGAGCCGGAAACGTTCCCGTCACATTTTGACGCTTTGTGGTTTACGATGACGACAATGTTGACAGTCGGCTACGGTGATTTTTTCCCTGCAACTATTCTCGGCAGAGTATTCACCATTCTGTTCTTATACATCATTGGCATTGGATTATTCGCTACATTCATTGGCAAAGCGATTGACAGCATAACCTTTTACAGACGACAGAAAGAAAGCGGTGGTTTGATGTACGAAGGAAAAAATCATATTGTTATCATTGATTGGTCCCATAAAGCGGAAAATGCGATTAAAGAAATATTAGCAAGAGATTCCAAAGTGGAAATTGTCGTAATTGATACGATTGAAAAGGCGAAGGAAATTCATGATCGGATTCATTTTGTTAGAGGGCGCGCGACTGACGGCGATGTTTTGAACAAAGCCAATGTGCAGCATGCTGATGCGCTATTAATATTTTCCGATGAAAAAATTGATGATCAAGTCCTGGCAGACGGGAAATCTCTAATGATTGCTTGCGCGGTTGAACGCATATCGCCTGGAGTGCATACAACCGTCGAAATAGAGCGTGAAGAGCATATCCCCAATTTTTCACATGTGAAAGTGGATAATTTTATTCTTTCAAATGCTACAATTGCAAAATTGGCTGTGGATTCAATTCTGAAATAA
- a CDS encoding Fur-regulated basic protein FbpA — protein sequence MEQIPESKFEDKRSIIIEQLVEQNVFKIDGRQLYELSLYELMKTYTEEL from the coding sequence ATGGAACAAATACCAGAATCTAAATTTGAAGATAAACGATCAATCATCATTGAACAGCTGGTAGAGCAAAATGTCTTTAAAATCGATGGCAGACAGCTCTACGAATTGTCTTTATATGAATTGATGAAAACATATACAGAAGAACTGTAA
- a CDS encoding amidase family protein gives MHHKKLEEYRLNQLDEKTIAELQLELADGNITSEELVLMYKENISLRDKNTNAVLEINPDALQIAQALDFERQHIGVRSPLHGIPVLIKDSMNTKDKMHTSAGSLALKDHYALEDAKIVVKLREAGAVILGKTNMTEWANFMSDKLPNGYSSRGGQVKNPYGPFDVGGSSSGSAAAVATNLAAAALGTETSGSIIDPAAHNSLVGIKPTVGMVSRNGVIPLSHTQDIPGPMARTVEDAVTVFAAMTGFDPEDPITVYAQQFEDYDWTQHFKKDGLKGIKLGVPRALFEGGISQEQLEQFEKAMDKLRECGAEIIDNVDLGADQDDLGFAVLLHEFKADLNAYLAKSNPQNPIRSMDDVIAFNNEHEETMLKFGQNLMEQANSMSGKLNEREYVEALERNRFLSAEQGITSTLNEIRADALLLPQDFGCNIGAAAGFPSITVPFSFSAENEPFGITFTGHAFSEPALIEYAYAFEQATKGRRKP, from the coding sequence ATGCATCATAAAAAATTAGAAGAATACCGGCTCAACCAATTAGATGAAAAAACCATTGCAGAATTGCAGCTGGAACTGGCTGATGGGAACATTACATCAGAAGAGCTTGTATTGATGTACAAGGAAAACATCTCGCTGCGTGATAAAAATACCAATGCTGTCTTGGAAATCAATCCGGATGCTTTACAGATTGCACAAGCTCTTGATTTTGAACGGCAGCACATCGGAGTGCGTTCACCGCTTCACGGCATTCCGGTTTTAATAAAAGATAGTATGAATACCAAAGATAAAATGCATACCAGTGCAGGGTCGCTTGCCTTGAAAGACCATTATGCACTGGAGGATGCTAAAATAGTCGTCAAATTGCGCGAAGCAGGTGCTGTCATACTTGGCAAAACAAATATGACCGAGTGGGCTAATTTCATGTCAGATAAACTACCCAACGGCTATAGCTCACGCGGCGGGCAGGTAAAGAACCCATACGGGCCATTCGATGTCGGAGGTTCCAGTTCAGGTTCTGCAGCTGCTGTGGCCACCAACTTAGCGGCAGCCGCTCTTGGGACCGAAACGTCCGGGTCCATCATTGATCCAGCAGCGCATAATAGTTTGGTCGGCATCAAACCGACTGTCGGCATGGTCAGCCGGAATGGAGTTATTCCACTTTCCCATACCCAGGATATTCCTGGACCAATGGCACGCACAGTGGAAGATGCTGTCACGGTCTTTGCAGCAATGACCGGTTTTGATCCGGAAGATCCCATCACAGTCTATGCGCAGCAGTTTGAAGATTATGACTGGACGCAGCATTTCAAGAAAGATGGATTGAAAGGCATCAAGTTGGGGGTGCCAAGAGCTCTGTTCGAGGGCGGTATCTCACAGGAACAATTGGAGCAATTTGAAAAAGCGATGGACAAGCTGCGTGAATGTGGTGCAGAGATTATCGACAACGTGGACCTTGGAGCCGATCAGGATGATTTGGGATTCGCGGTTTTGCTGCATGAGTTTAAAGCGGATCTTAACGCATATTTGGCAAAATCGAATCCGCAAAATCCAATCCGTTCAATGGACGACGTCATTGCTTTCAATAATGAACATGAAGAAACCATGCTGAAGTTTGGCCAGAATCTCATGGAACAGGCGAATAGCATGAGCGGGAAATTGAACGAACGGGAATACGTCGAGGCATTGGAGCGGAACCGCTTTTTATCAGCCGAGCAGGGAATCACCAGCACGTTAAATGAAATTAGGGCGGATGCGCTGTTATTGCCTCAAGATTTTGGCTGCAATATCGGAGCGGCTGCAGGCTTTCCTTCTATTACCGTGCCTTTCAGCTTTTCAGCGGAAAACGAACCGTTCGGCATCACTTTTACAGGACATGCATTCAGCGAACCTGCGCTGATTGAATATGCTTATGCATTTGAACAGGCTACGAAAGGCCGAAGAAAACCATAA
- a CDS encoding TetR/AcrR family transcriptional regulator — MNLKKQQIINAAYSLFINKGYNSSSIQDILDEAGVSKGTFYKYFTSKTECLIAIMESIGSEIRQKRMAAAVGKSVNDSEVLAEQLCIRIRLNREKNLFSLYESIFHSQDEELKKFAKETYINELNWIKFRITEVFGEEAEPYALENAAVVHGSIQQLTHIWKLSTEEDLPTDELASFVIRRLKAAITQQIKSGDRFIREASISSEAPAEKLSLEELSKKLKQLLQDEEEDTRQLINFLAEELVAETPRKVLMESVLSTLTQTNAYEHELVMAFEQVWKELQQM, encoded by the coding sequence ATGAATCTAAAAAAACAGCAAATCATCAATGCCGCTTATTCACTGTTCATCAACAAAGGATATAATTCTTCTTCTATTCAGGACATTCTGGATGAAGCCGGCGTATCAAAAGGCACTTTCTATAAATATTTCACTTCGAAGACGGAATGTCTGATAGCCATCATGGAATCAATCGGCAGTGAAATCCGCCAAAAGCGAATGGCAGCTGCAGTCGGCAAATCAGTGAACGACTCTGAAGTTCTTGCCGAGCAATTGTGCATCCGAATACGGCTTAACCGGGAAAAAAATCTTTTTTCATTATATGAAAGCATTTTTCATTCTCAAGACGAAGAGCTGAAAAAGTTTGCCAAAGAAACATATATTAATGAATTAAACTGGATTAAATTTCGCATAACAGAAGTATTTGGAGAAGAAGCTGAACCTTATGCTTTAGAAAACGCAGCAGTGGTGCATGGATCCATTCAGCAGCTTACCCATATTTGGAAGCTTAGCACCGAAGAAGACCTGCCCACTGATGAATTGGCCTCGTTTGTGATTAGGCGCTTGAAAGCGGCAATCACCCAGCAAATCAAGTCGGGTGACCGGTTTATCAGAGAAGCGAGTATTTCCAGCGAAGCACCAGCAGAAAAGCTGTCTTTAGAGGAACTAAGCAAAAAGCTCAAACAGCTGTTGCAGGATGAGGAAGAAGATACAAGGCAGCTTATCAACTTTTTAGCGGAGGAATTAGTTGCAGAAACTCCCCGCAAAGTGTTGATGGAAAGCGTCTTATCCACTTTGACCCAAACAAACGCATATGAACATGAACTGGTAATGGCATTCGAACAAGTTTGGAAAGAACTGCAGCAAATGTAA
- a CDS encoding MDR family MFS transporter, whose amino-acid sequence MTEQKKPPYGIIAILFTGAFVAIFNQTLLNIALPEIMIDLNVTASTVQWLVTGYMLVNGILIPASAYFIQRYSNRSIFIVAMSLFALGTLLAAIAPVFSVLLIGRMVQAAGSALMMPLLMNVMLAAFPIEKRGSAMGFFGLVMVVAPAIGPTLSGFIVEHYSWRVLFWIVLPIALIPLALGIFKLKNLTFQDRNLSLDKLSLALSSLGFGGILYGFSSAGTMGWTDPVVVLTIAIGIVSLLIFGFRQLKLDEPLLQIRIYKYPMFALSSAISVAISMSMFSAMILMPIYIQTIKGISPIESGLLMLPGALVMGVMSPITGRLFDKFGARVLAVPGLAIVVATTYMFSQLSLESSFFNIMLIYTIRMLGISLVMMPVMTNGLNTLPMKSYPHGTAINNTLQQVAGAVGSAFLISIMNVRTESTAKDLAANGTDPASILNLAMLDGINFAFFVSTFIALVALALSIFIKKPVRPVSEAEKEIVYKRKEVTE is encoded by the coding sequence ATGACAGAACAGAAAAAACCGCCTTATGGCATAATAGCAATTTTGTTTACAGGGGCGTTTGTGGCAATCTTTAACCAGACATTATTGAATATAGCTTTGCCGGAAATCATGATTGACTTGAATGTTACCGCTTCGACGGTGCAATGGCTGGTGACCGGCTATATGTTAGTCAACGGTATTTTGATTCCAGCGAGTGCATATTTTATCCAGCGCTATTCGAACCGTTCTATATTTATTGTGGCCATGTCTTTGTTTGCATTAGGAACTTTACTGGCTGCAATAGCACCGGTGTTCAGCGTGCTGCTGATTGGCCGGATGGTGCAGGCAGCAGGTTCGGCATTGATGATGCCGTTATTGATGAACGTCATGCTGGCCGCTTTCCCGATTGAAAAGCGTGGATCGGCAATGGGGTTTTTTGGCCTCGTGATGGTAGTGGCTCCAGCAATCGGGCCTACACTGTCAGGATTCATCGTTGAACATTATTCATGGCGCGTCCTCTTCTGGATTGTACTGCCGATTGCGTTGATTCCACTTGCTTTGGGAATCTTCAAGTTAAAAAACTTAACTTTCCAGGACAGAAACCTGTCTTTGGATAAATTATCACTCGCACTTTCAAGTTTAGGGTTTGGCGGCATTCTATATGGATTCAGTTCAGCAGGGACCATGGGCTGGACTGACCCTGTTGTAGTGCTAACAATCGCCATCGGAATTGTCTCATTGCTAATTTTCGGGTTCCGACAGCTTAAATTGGATGAACCATTGCTTCAAATTCGAATCTATAAATATCCGATGTTCGCTTTGTCATCCGCCATTTCAGTGGCAATTTCAATGTCGATGTTTTCGGCAATGATTTTGATGCCAATCTATATTCAGACCATCAAAGGCATATCGCCAATTGAATCAGGGCTGCTTATGCTTCCAGGAGCCCTTGTGATGGGCGTTATGTCGCCAATTACGGGCCGTCTGTTCGATAAATTCGGTGCAAGAGTACTGGCAGTTCCCGGGTTGGCTATCGTAGTGGCAACCACTTATATGTTCAGTCAATTAAGTTTGGAATCAAGCTTTTTCAACATCATGCTGATTTATACAATTCGCATGTTAGGGATTTCTCTTGTCATGATGCCGGTCATGACAAACGGGTTGAACACTTTGCCGATGAAATCATATCCACATGGTACTGCCATCAACAATACGCTTCAGCAAGTGGCAGGAGCCGTCGGTTCGGCTTTCTTGATTTCGATTATGAATGTACGCACCGAGTCAACTGCAAAGGATTTAGCTGCCAATGGAACCGATCCGGCAAGTATTTTAAATTTAGCGATGCTTGATGGCATCAACTTTGCGTTTTTTGTTTCGACATTCATTGCGCTTGTCGCTTTAGCGCTGTCCATCTTCATCAAGAAACCGGTTCGCCCAGTTTCCGAAGCTGAAAAGGAGATTGTTTATAAACGCAAAGAAGTAACTGAATAG
- a CDS encoding DEAD/DEAH box helicase produces MNFIEQLNPIWQEKWNKAGFETAMPIQEQMIPEMLAGNDIVAESPTGSGKTLAYVLPILQRVNTAKPAIQAMIIAPSQELSMQIVNVLREWTEGTDVTVAQLIGGANVQRQLEKLKKKPTIVVGTPGRLNELVKSKKLKMHEIRMLILDEGDQLMAREHRNIMKDLIEKTQHDRQLVLVSATITEEVELVADRLMQHPTRIQVTAEDLPMFGKVTHSFIKVEEREKTDMLRRISHIDGVKALAFVNNLDQLLMKEDKLKFRDAKVVTLHSEMKKEERKKALESFRKGEVSVLIATEVAARGLDIDAVTHVIHVDVPQTVDQYLHRSGRTGRAGADGEVLTLLAYQDERHYKKFTKELPSKPVQKILHGGQLIEGNSKTMSEKGNKR; encoded by the coding sequence ATGAACTTTATAGAACAATTAAATCCGATTTGGCAAGAAAAATGGAATAAGGCAGGATTTGAAACGGCCATGCCTATTCAAGAACAAATGATTCCGGAAATGCTCGCTGGCAATGACATCGTTGCTGAGTCTCCGACAGGCTCTGGTAAAACCTTGGCTTATGTATTGCCAATCTTACAGCGTGTGAATACGGCAAAACCGGCAATTCAAGCGATGATCATAGCCCCATCTCAGGAGTTATCTATGCAGATTGTCAATGTTTTGCGCGAATGGACAGAAGGCACCGATGTAACAGTCGCCCAACTGATTGGCGGAGCCAACGTGCAGCGCCAACTAGAGAAGTTAAAGAAAAAACCAACGATTGTTGTGGGAACACCGGGCCGCTTAAACGAATTGGTCAAAAGCAAAAAACTTAAAATGCACGAAATACGCATGCTGATTTTGGATGAAGGCGATCAATTGATGGCCCGCGAGCACCGCAATATCATGAAAGACTTGATTGAAAAAACACAGCATGACCGTCAATTGGTTCTTGTATCAGCAACCATAACAGAAGAAGTGGAGTTGGTAGCGGATCGGCTGATGCAGCATCCGACGCGCATTCAGGTAACTGCGGAGGATTTGCCGATGTTCGGGAAAGTGACGCATTCGTTCATTAAAGTGGAAGAACGTGAAAAGACTGATATGCTTCGCAGAATTTCGCATATCGACGGTGTGAAAGCACTGGCTTTCGTCAATAATCTTGATCAGCTGCTGATGAAAGAAGATAAACTGAAATTCCGTGACGCAAAAGTAGTTACACTGCACTCTGAAATGAAAAAAGAAGAACGTAAAAAAGCGCTTGAGTCATTCCGAAAAGGGGAAGTTTCCGTACTGATTGCGACGGAAGTAGCTGCGCGCGGCTTGGATATTGATGCAGTAACGCATGTAATCCACGTGGACGTCCCACAAACAGTAGACCAGTATTTGCACCGTTCCGGCCGGACAGGGCGGGCAGGGGCAGACGGGGAAGTTCTGACATTGCTAGCTTATCAAGATGAGCGCCATTATAAGAAATTCACGAAAGAACTGCCTTCAAAACCAGTTCAGAAAATTCTTCATGGCGGCCAGTTGATTGAAGGAAACAGTAAAACAATGTCCGAAAAGGGGAACAAACGATGA
- a CDS encoding aminopeptidase, translating to MTFQEKLEQYADLTVYVGLNVQKNQTIMINTTVDTIEFTRLVVKKAYEAGAKRVYVNYADPVQTRIHFEMAPDEAFTEYPEWSVVQRDEVINTGGSFLWIDAEDPDLLTGIPAKRLSDSQKASGKALERYRQAVGSDKVAWSIVAIPSQKWAQKVFSELESDQQMEALWEAIFKTVRIGEGDAVKKWQEHIDTLEKRAGLLNDRRFEKLHYTAPGTDLTIALPEKHIWMSGASKTPQGNPFIANMPTEEVYTVPLKYGVEGVVRNTKPLVYQGNIIDGFTLTFEKGKIVKAQAASGQELLDEMIASDKGAAYLGEVALVPHHSPISDANILFFNTLFDENASNHLAIGDSYPTCCEGARDLERTQLESIGLNTSIVHEDFMIGSAEMNIDGIREDGTKEPIFRNGNWAF from the coding sequence ATGACTTTCCAAGAAAAATTGGAGCAGTATGCAGACCTTACCGTTTACGTAGGATTGAACGTCCAAAAAAACCAAACCATCATGATTAATACAACGGTTGATACGATTGAGTTTACCCGCCTCGTGGTAAAAAAAGCATACGAAGCAGGAGCAAAACGCGTTTATGTGAATTACGCCGATCCTGTTCAAACAAGAATCCATTTCGAAATGGCGCCGGATGAAGCTTTCACTGAGTATCCGGAATGGTCGGTAGTTCAACGGGACGAAGTCATCAATACTGGTGGATCGTTCTTATGGATTGACGCAGAAGATCCGGATTTATTGACGGGGATTCCGGCAAAACGCCTGTCTGATTCGCAAAAAGCTTCAGGAAAGGCTTTGGAGCGCTACCGTCAGGCAGTAGGATCAGATAAAGTAGCCTGGTCAATTGTTGCGATTCCTTCCCAGAAATGGGCACAAAAAGTTTTTTCGGAGCTTGAAAGCGATCAGCAGATGGAAGCTCTTTGGGAAGCCATTTTTAAGACCGTGCGCATTGGAGAAGGAGATGCTGTGAAAAAATGGCAAGAGCATATTGACACTTTAGAAAAGCGCGCAGGTTTGTTAAATGATAGAAGATTCGAGAAGCTGCATTACACAGCGCCTGGAACGGATTTGACGATTGCTCTTCCTGAAAAGCATATTTGGATGTCTGGAGCTTCGAAAACGCCGCAAGGCAATCCGTTTATCGCCAATATGCCGACCGAGGAAGTTTATACAGTTCCTTTGAAATACGGTGTAGAAGGAGTGGTACGCAATACTAAACCGCTTGTCTATCAAGGCAATATCATCGACGGATTTACTTTGACATTTGAAAAAGGGAAAATCGTCAAAGCACAAGCAGCGTCAGGGCAGGAACTGCTTGATGAAATGATAGCCTCCGACAAAGGAGCAGCTTATCTAGGCGAAGTTGCCTTAGTGCCTCACCATTCACCGATATCGGATGCCAATATCCTGTTTTTCAATACCTTGTTTGATGAAAATGCTTCCAATCATCTGGCAATCGGTGATTCTTATCCGACTTGCTGCGAAGGAGCACGTGACTTGGAGCGGACGCAATTAGAGTCGATCGGTTTGAATACTTCCATTGTCCATGAAGACTTTATGATCGGGAGCGCAGAGATGAATATCGACGGCATTCGGGAAGACGGGACAAAAGAGCCGATTTTCCGTAATGGAAACTGGGCATTCTAA
- a CDS encoding SGNH/GDSL hydrolase family protein: MSNLKKFWTAMLAIAFLISGSMTVQAEVRIPAVYIALGDSLAAGQTPNSQIDAGYSDMIAQELARHQPVAFYTKNLAFPGFTTEDVLKRIQSLEAKEVLASANIITLSAGANDLLPLIQSNPAEGSLAFQQIQVDFALNKARINLEAIIAELKKTAPQADLYVMGYYFAYPHVRDTQKQGTGKQLDQLNAILKQTSEKAGAQFVSVDQSFGKNAIDKIPNPADVHPNIKGYQAMANAFLEQYQNGWEVEDKELPAAAPKTFEEMLQILEQGGEERSATIDGVTSVRPSEKMEIEYLALREVVPYA; the protein is encoded by the coding sequence GTGAGCAATTTGAAGAAATTTTGGACAGCAATGTTGGCTATTGCCTTTTTGATCAGTGGATCGATGACGGTGCAAGCGGAAGTGAGAATTCCGGCGGTTTATATCGCACTTGGCGATTCTTTAGCAGCAGGGCAAACGCCAAATTCTCAAATTGATGCAGGTTATTCGGATATGATTGCGCAAGAATTGGCGCGCCATCAACCGGTTGCTTTCTATACGAAAAACCTGGCATTTCCCGGGTTTACAACAGAAGATGTTTTGAAACGGATTCAGTCACTGGAAGCTAAAGAAGTACTCGCTTCTGCCAACATCATTACCTTATCTGCGGGGGCGAATGATCTCCTGCCGTTAATCCAATCAAATCCAGCAGAAGGCTCATTAGCATTTCAGCAAATCCAAGTAGATTTTGCTTTAAACAAGGCCCGGATTAATCTGGAAGCTATTATTGCCGAGCTGAAAAAGACCGCTCCTCAAGCGGACCTGTATGTAATGGGTTATTATTTTGCTTATCCTCATGTCCGGGATACGCAAAAACAAGGTACCGGAAAACAGCTTGACCAACTTAACGCCATATTAAAGCAAACGTCAGAAAAAGCAGGAGCGCAATTTGTTTCTGTAGATCAATCATTTGGAAAAAATGCAATCGATAAAATTCCAAATCCGGCAGATGTCCATCCCAATATAAAAGGTTATCAAGCGATGGCGAACGCTTTTTTAGAGCAATATCAAAATGGCTGGGAAGTAGAAGATAAGGAATTGCCAGCGGCTGCTCCTAAAACATTCGAAGAAATGCTGCAAATACTGGAGCAGGGCGGGGAAGAAAGAAGCGCGACGATTGATGGCGTGACCTCGGTACGTCCTTCTGAGAAGATGGAAATCGAATATTTAGCGCTGCGTGAAGTTGTGCCTTATGCCTGA
- a CDS encoding M20 family metallopeptidase yields MIELLKDLIKIESDTKQGANDALLFCADWLKNNGQDITVHNNDGYLMLTAIKGQGTKTIVWNGHVDVVPGHAEQFVPMEESGRVYGRGAADMKAGVAAMMQAFVELDEGKLNQIVQLHIVTDEEIGGRNTSKWLVDQGYHGDFVICGEPTGLKVGLQSKGILRMDLTFKGKPAHGSRPWEGINAIESAMKFHIAMAELPFRKESTEYYEQPSVNLPIINAGERYNVVPEICHMSYDIRFMPGQDKQEIIRQMVELSETLNLDMEYKASGSTPALTTSKENPFIQTLQKAIKQTTGKEPVLFGQHGAADTRYYASVNGGEGAIEFGPAGDDWHGNAEFVLLSSVQEYKEVLISLAYS; encoded by the coding sequence ATGATTGAACTGCTTAAGGATTTGATTAAAATCGAAAGTGATACAAAACAGGGAGCGAACGATGCCCTTCTTTTTTGTGCTGACTGGCTGAAAAACAACGGGCAAGATATCACAGTCCATAATAACGATGGCTATTTGATGCTGACAGCCATTAAAGGCCAAGGAACCAAAACGATTGTTTGGAACGGGCATGTCGATGTAGTGCCCGGACATGCCGAACAATTTGTTCCTATGGAAGAAAGCGGTCGAGTTTACGGCCGCGGAGCTGCTGATATGAAAGCGGGAGTTGCCGCCATGATGCAGGCTTTTGTGGAGTTAGATGAAGGCAAGCTTAATCAGATTGTCCAATTACATATCGTCACCGATGAAGAAATCGGTGGGCGCAATACGTCAAAATGGCTAGTGGATCAAGGTTATCATGGAGATTTTGTTATTTGCGGGGAACCCACCGGCTTGAAAGTGGGTCTGCAATCTAAAGGGATACTGCGGATGGATTTGACTTTCAAAGGCAAACCCGCACATGGCAGCCGGCCTTGGGAAGGCATCAACGCCATTGAATCTGCCATGAAATTCCACATCGCCATGGCAGAATTGCCATTCCGAAAAGAATCCACGGAGTATTACGAACAGCCTTCGGTTAATCTGCCAATTATCAATGCCGGTGAACGCTATAATGTAGTTCCTGAAATCTGTCATATGTCTTATGATATCCGCTTTATGCCAGGGCAGGATAAACAAGAAATCATCCGGCAAATGGTGGAGCTTTCCGAAACTTTAAATCTTGATATGGAATATAAGGCAAGCGGTTCAACGCCGGCTCTGACCACTTCAAAAGAGAATCCGTTTATACAAACCTTGCAAAAAGCCATTAAACAGACGACCGGCAAAGAGCCGGTATTGTTCGGCCAGCACGGAGCTGCCGATACCCGTTATTATGCGTCTGTGAACGGCGGTGAAGGAGCTATAGAGTTTGGCCCTGCCGGAGATGACTGGCATGGCAACGCAGAATTCGTTCTGCTTTCCAGTGTCCAGGAGTATAAGGAAGTTCTTATTTCATTGGCCTATTCCTAA